In one window of Streptomyces sp. NBC_00193 DNA:
- a CDS encoding GlxA family transcriptional regulator, with product MSSRNVLVVLYDGVQSLDVTGPMEVFSGADRHPGPARYALRTVSPGGAPVRTSSGLRLVPDGELESERPGAGTTLLVPGGRYTGDFAPEITDWLRAYGGSAQRLVSVCTGGLLLAEAGLLDGRRATTHWYVCEQMARDYPAVTVEPDPIYVRDGPVSTSAGVTAGIDLALALVEEDHGRELALSVARHLVVFLRRPGNQAQFSAQLAAQTASREPLREVQHWITEHPGEDLSVEALAARAALSPRHFARSFRAETGVTPGRYVERVRVEHARRLLEEGAEGVAQISRTCGYGNPEALRRAFLRALGQPPAEYRRRFGIPPQPTPDA from the coding sequence ATGTCGTCGCGAAACGTGCTCGTCGTCCTCTACGACGGCGTGCAGAGCCTGGATGTCACGGGGCCGATGGAGGTCTTCTCCGGCGCCGACCGCCACCCCGGACCGGCGCGGTACGCGCTCCGCACCGTCTCGCCGGGCGGGGCCCCGGTCCGCACGAGCAGCGGACTGCGGCTGGTCCCGGACGGGGAGCTGGAGAGCGAGCGCCCGGGCGCCGGGACCACCCTGCTGGTGCCGGGAGGCCGGTACACGGGGGACTTCGCGCCGGAGATCACGGACTGGCTCCGCGCGTACGGCGGCTCCGCGCAGCGGCTGGTGTCGGTGTGCACCGGCGGCCTGCTGCTGGCCGAGGCCGGGCTGCTGGACGGACGGCGCGCGACGACCCACTGGTACGTGTGCGAGCAGATGGCCCGGGACTACCCGGCCGTCACTGTGGAACCCGACCCGATCTACGTCCGCGACGGGCCGGTGTCCACCTCGGCCGGTGTCACGGCGGGCATCGACCTCGCGCTGGCGCTGGTGGAGGAGGACCATGGTCGGGAACTGGCGCTGTCCGTCGCGCGGCACCTGGTGGTCTTCCTGCGGCGGCCCGGCAACCAGGCGCAGTTCAGCGCGCAGCTCGCGGCGCAGACGGCGTCGCGGGAGCCGCTGCGGGAGGTGCAGCACTGGATAACGGAGCACCCGGGGGAAGACCTGAGCGTGGAGGCCCTCGCCGCGCGGGCCGCGCTGTCGCCCCGGCACTTCGCGCGGTCCTTCCGGGCGGAAACGGGCGTGACACCGGGTCGGTACGTGGAGCGGGTGCGGGTCGAGCACGCGCGGCGGCTGCTGGAGGAGGGCGCCGAGGGCGTCGCCCAGATCTCCCGGACCTGCGGCTACGGCAACCCCGAGGCCCTGCGCCGCGCGTTCTTGAGGGCCCTGGGCCAGCCCCCGGCCGAATACCGCCGCCGCTTCGGCATCCCGCCACAGCCGACCCCTGACGCCTGA
- a CDS encoding ABC-F family ATP-binding cassette domain-containing protein, which yields MTATLVAKKLTAAHGERTLFADLDLVVAPGDVIGLVGVNGAGKSTLLRMLAGLDAPETGELRLSPPTAAVGHLPQEPERRPGESIREFLARRTGVAAAQAELDAATQGLVDGTPGADDAYADALDRWLNLGGADLDERALQVADDLGLSVGLDLPMTALSGGQAARAGLASLLLSRYDVFLLDEPTNDLDLDGLERLEQFVKGLRAGTVVISHDREFLTRTVTKVLELDLAQQQINLYGGGYDAYLAERERARNHAREEYDEYSDKRSALEDRAAMQRGWSDKGVKNSKRKATDNDKSARKAAADASEKQASKARQTQRAIERLEVVDEPRKEWELRMEIAAAPRSGSVVATLREAAVQRGDFAFGPASLQIDWADRVAITGANGAGKSTLLAVLLGRLAPDSGSATLGSGVRIGEVDQARGLFLGDEPLIDAFCVAVPDTEPAEVRTLLAKFGLKAAHVTRPAATLSPGERTRAALALLQGRGVNLLVLDEPTNHLDLPAIEQLESALESYEGTLLLVTHDRRMLDAVQVTRRMHVADGKVTEL from the coding sequence ATGACTGCAACCCTCGTCGCCAAGAAGCTCACCGCCGCGCACGGTGAGCGCACGCTCTTCGCCGATCTCGACCTCGTCGTCGCCCCCGGCGACGTCATCGGCCTCGTCGGCGTCAACGGCGCCGGGAAGTCCACCCTGCTGCGGATGCTCGCCGGGCTGGACGCTCCCGAGACCGGTGAGCTGCGCCTCTCGCCGCCCACCGCCGCCGTCGGGCACCTCCCCCAGGAGCCGGAGCGGCGCCCCGGCGAGTCGATCCGCGAGTTCCTCGCCCGCCGTACCGGTGTGGCAGCGGCCCAGGCCGAGCTCGACGCGGCGACGCAGGGTCTCGTGGACGGCACCCCCGGCGCGGACGACGCGTACGCGGACGCCCTCGACCGGTGGCTGAACCTCGGCGGGGCCGACCTCGACGAGCGGGCCCTGCAGGTGGCCGACGACCTGGGGCTGTCCGTCGGCCTCGACCTGCCGATGACCGCGCTGTCCGGCGGCCAGGCCGCCCGCGCCGGCCTCGCCTCGCTGCTGCTCTCCCGCTACGACGTCTTCCTGCTCGACGAGCCCACCAACGACCTGGACCTCGACGGTCTGGAGCGCCTGGAGCAGTTCGTGAAGGGACTGCGCGCAGGCACCGTCGTCATCAGCCACGACCGCGAGTTCCTCACGCGCACCGTCACCAAGGTCCTCGAACTGGACCTGGCGCAGCAGCAGATCAACCTCTACGGCGGCGGCTACGACGCCTACCTGGCGGAGCGCGAGCGGGCCCGCAACCACGCCCGCGAGGAGTACGACGAGTACTCCGACAAGCGCTCCGCGCTGGAGGACCGGGCCGCGATGCAGCGCGGCTGGAGCGACAAGGGCGTCAAGAACTCCAAGCGCAAGGCCACCGACAACGACAAGTCCGCCAGGAAGGCCGCCGCCGACGCGAGCGAGAAGCAGGCCTCCAAGGCCCGCCAGACCCAGCGCGCGATCGAGCGGCTCGAAGTGGTCGACGAGCCGCGCAAGGAGTGGGAACTGCGCATGGAGATCGCGGCGGCCCCGCGCTCCGGCTCCGTGGTGGCCACCCTGCGCGAAGCGGCCGTCCAGCGGGGGGACTTCGCCTTCGGACCGGCGAGCCTGCAGATCGACTGGGCGGACCGGGTCGCCATCACCGGCGCCAACGGAGCAGGAAAGTCGACCCTGTTGGCCGTCCTCCTGGGCCGCCTCGCCCCGGACTCCGGCTCCGCCACCCTCGGCTCGGGCGTACGGATCGGCGAAGTCGACCAGGCCCGCGGCCTGTTCCTCGGCGACGAGCCGCTCATCGACGCCTTCTGTGTCGCCGTGCCCGACACCGAGCCCGCCGAAGTCCGCACCCTGCTGGCCAAGTTCGGCCTGAAGGCGGCGCACGTGACCCGCCCGGCCGCCACCCTCTCCCCCGGCGAGCGCACCCGGGCGGCCCTGGCGCTGCTCCAGGGGCGCGGGGTGAACCTGCTGGTGCTGGACGAGCCGACGAACCACCTCGACCTGCCGGCGATCGAGCAGCTGGAGTCCGCTCTCGAGTCCTACGAGGGCACCCTGCTGCTGGTCACCCACGACCGCCGGATGCTCGACGCGGTCCAGGTGACCCGCCGCATGCACGTCGCGGACGGCAAGGTCACCGAGCTGTAG
- a CDS encoding SDR family oxidoreductase — MTTTVLITGASAGLGAAFARGFAAKGCDLVLVARDKGRLEDVAADLAREFGSLCEVLPADLLDADALAAVAERLADRDRPVDILVNNAGFGLPAPFPYNPVEDEERMLDLLVKVPLRLTHALLPGLRERRRGAVLNVSSVAGLLPTGTYGAAKAWITAFSESLRVDMEPYGVRVLAVVPGFTRTEFQERAGMDVTALRDAVWLEPRDVVAKALKDLALRRPVSITGRHYRAYAVAVRHLPRAFVARKMARKRRAPADRPDGS, encoded by the coding sequence TTGACCACCACCGTACTGATCACAGGGGCCAGCGCCGGACTGGGCGCGGCCTTCGCCCGCGGCTTCGCCGCCAAGGGCTGCGACCTCGTCCTCGTCGCCCGCGACAAGGGCCGCCTCGAGGACGTCGCCGCGGACCTCGCCCGCGAGTTCGGCTCCCTCTGCGAGGTGCTCCCCGCCGACCTGCTCGACGCGGACGCTCTCGCAGCCGTCGCCGAGCGGCTCGCCGACCGGGACCGGCCGGTCGACATCCTGGTCAACAACGCCGGCTTCGGACTCCCCGCGCCGTTCCCGTACAACCCGGTCGAGGACGAGGAGCGGATGCTCGACCTGCTGGTCAAGGTGCCGCTCCGGCTCACCCACGCGCTGCTCCCGGGCCTGCGCGAGCGCCGCCGCGGCGCGGTGCTCAACGTCTCCTCGGTGGCCGGACTGCTGCCGACCGGGACCTACGGCGCCGCGAAGGCCTGGATCACGGCCTTCAGCGAGTCGCTGCGCGTGGACATGGAGCCGTACGGGGTCCGCGTGCTGGCGGTGGTCCCGGGATTCACCCGCACCGAGTTCCAGGAGCGCGCCGGGATGGACGTCACCGCCCTGCGCGACGCGGTGTGGCTGGAGCCGCGCGACGTGGTGGCCAAGGCCCTGAAGGACCTGGCCCTGCGCCGCCCGGTGAGCATCACGGGCCGGCACTACCGGGCCTACGCCGTGGCGGTCCGCCACCTTCCGCGGGCCTTCGTGGCCCGGAAGATGGCCCGCAAGCGGCGGGCCCCGGCGGACCGGCCGGACGGGAGCTGA
- a CDS encoding DJ-1/PfpI family protein: MQIAVLLYDRFTALDAIGPFDTLGRLDGAETVFVSERPGPVRTDNGSLALVADKGLGEVTRPDIVIVPGGPAPDVEMKNPVVLDWLRAVDATTTWTTSVCTGSLLLAAAGLLEGRRATSHWLYVDELTRFGAEPTGERVVFDGKYVTAAGVSSGIDMGLTLLGRLAGDAYAQTVQLMTEYDPQPPYDAGSPEKAPADIVARLRAFKPSAESR, from the coding sequence ATGCAGATCGCCGTACTGCTCTACGACCGGTTCACCGCCCTCGACGCCATCGGGCCCTTCGACACCCTCGGCCGGCTCGACGGTGCCGAGACCGTCTTCGTCTCCGAGCGGCCCGGGCCCGTACGGACCGACAACGGATCGCTCGCACTCGTCGCCGACAAGGGGCTCGGCGAGGTGACGCGGCCGGACATCGTCATCGTGCCCGGCGGGCCGGCCCCCGACGTGGAGATGAAGAATCCCGTGGTCCTCGACTGGCTGCGGGCCGTCGACGCCACCACGACCTGGACCACCTCCGTCTGCACCGGCTCGCTCCTGCTCGCCGCCGCGGGCCTGCTCGAAGGGCGGCGGGCCACCAGCCACTGGCTGTACGTCGACGAGCTGACCCGCTTCGGGGCGGAGCCCACCGGGGAGCGCGTGGTCTTCGACGGGAAGTACGTGACGGCCGCCGGGGTGTCCTCGGGCATAGACATGGGGCTCACGCTGCTCGGCCGCCTCGCCGGGGACGCGTACGCGCAGACGGTCCAGCTGATGACCGAGTACGACCCGCAGCCGCCCTACGACGCGGGTTCCCCCGAGAAGGCACCCGCCGACATCGTCGCGCGGCTGCGTGCGTTCAAGCCTTCGGCGGAGTCCAGGTAA
- a CDS encoding MAB_1171c family putative transporter produces MASDLIAFGDALAVPGVVCLWIAVLLRAPGALRAPHQRGLWLAVATAAAAMTLNLPDVVAYAMGRDPDYAHTIGLVRNLIGVLSAGAVLYFVAAATRGRRLQIASGVGTVLWLTVLVVLDAAAPAHGTHTIPPVGDPVPSLAYWLVLISAHLIANTVCVSVCWRYSRRAESRGLAAGLVLFGLGTALAGVFWFVYLLKALFGFTWAVPANPLLMNVHGLLRAAAIVVPTLFTFRRTAADTATAWRLWPLWRDLVHAVPHVALNEPRAGRVLELLWPPVPRNLLVYRKVIETRDAILILGEYVAPGVPELARSHVAGSGVPEQRASAAALACVLKEARQAKLAGIPQQRSDENALELPAALQTSAEEGDLDGEARFLVDVAQAYASPATAGFTA; encoded by the coding sequence GTGGCTTCTGATCTGATCGCCTTCGGCGACGCCCTCGCCGTTCCCGGCGTCGTGTGCCTCTGGATCGCCGTCCTGCTCCGCGCACCCGGCGCCCTGCGCGCCCCGCACCAGCGGGGCCTGTGGCTCGCCGTCGCCACCGCCGCGGCCGCGATGACCCTGAACCTCCCCGACGTCGTCGCCTACGCCATGGGCCGCGACCCGGACTACGCGCACACCATCGGGCTCGTGCGCAACCTCATCGGGGTCCTCTCGGCCGGCGCCGTGCTGTACTTCGTGGCCGCCGCCACCCGGGGCCGCCGGCTCCAGATCGCCTCCGGCGTCGGCACGGTCCTGTGGCTGACCGTCCTCGTCGTCCTGGACGCCGCCGCGCCCGCGCACGGCACGCACACCATCCCGCCCGTCGGCGACCCGGTGCCCTCCCTCGCGTACTGGCTGGTGCTGATCTCCGCGCACCTGATCGCCAACACCGTCTGCGTGTCCGTCTGCTGGCGCTACAGCCGCCGCGCCGAGAGCCGGGGCCTCGCCGCCGGGCTGGTGCTGTTCGGCCTCGGCACCGCGCTCGCCGGGGTGTTCTGGTTCGTGTACCTGCTCAAGGCGCTGTTCGGCTTCACCTGGGCGGTGCCCGCCAACCCGCTGCTGATGAACGTGCACGGACTGCTCCGCGCCGCAGCGATCGTCGTCCCGACGCTGTTCACCTTCCGCCGCACGGCAGCCGACACCGCCACCGCCTGGCGGCTGTGGCCGCTCTGGCGCGATCTGGTCCACGCCGTCCCGCACGTCGCCCTCAACGAGCCGCGCGCCGGCCGGGTGCTGGAACTGCTGTGGCCGCCGGTCCCGCGCAACCTGCTCGTCTACCGCAAGGTCATCGAGACCCGCGACGCCATCCTGATCCTGGGGGAGTACGTCGCCCCCGGCGTGCCCGAGCTCGCGCGCAGCCACGTGGCCGGCAGCGGAGTGCCCGAACAGCGGGCCAGCGCGGCCGCGCTGGCCTGCGTACTGAAGGAGGCGCGGCAGGCGAAGCTGGCCGGGATCCCGCAACAGCGGTCCGACGAGAACGCCTTGGAGCTGCCCGCAGCCCTCCAGACCTCGGCCGAGGAAGGGGACCTGGACGGCGAGGCCCGCTTCCTGGTGGACGTGGCCCAGGCCTACGCCTCACCGGCCACCGCCGGTTTCACCGCGTGA
- a CDS encoding SLC13 family permease, with protein MSVALLLGVLAFAVLRPRGLPEAAAAVPAAGLLVVLGVVPPDDAWAQTRELLPVVGFLAVILALARLCADEGLFKAAGAAVARRAAGRGPVALLGGVFAVASVVTAALSLDATVVLLTPVVLATASRLGARPRPHVYATAHLANSASLLLPVSNLTNLLAFAASGLSFTRFAALMTLPWLAAIGVEYAVFRRFFRGDLAAAPEHVPEAVEPAPLPRFAAGVLALTLAGFALASFAGASPAWAALAGTLALAVRALRRRETTPAAILGSTAPAFCLFVLALGVVVRAVVDHGLGDGLEWVTPAGDSLPALLAVAAVAAVLANLINNLPAVLALLPVASAGGAGPVLAVLIGVNIGPNLTYAGSLATLLWRRILHTDGYDGVRLGDFTRLGVLTTVPALAASVTALWAGLRLIGA; from the coding sequence CTGTCCGTCGCCCTCCTCCTCGGGGTGCTGGCCTTCGCCGTCCTGCGCCCGCGCGGGCTGCCGGAGGCCGCGGCCGCCGTGCCCGCTGCCGGTCTGCTCGTCGTGCTGGGCGTCGTACCGCCGGATGACGCGTGGGCGCAGACCCGTGAGCTGCTGCCGGTGGTCGGGTTCCTCGCTGTGATCCTGGCGCTGGCCCGGCTCTGCGCCGACGAGGGGCTGTTCAAGGCCGCCGGCGCCGCGGTGGCCCGGCGGGCGGCCGGGCGGGGGCCGGTGGCGCTGCTCGGCGGGGTGTTCGCCGTCGCCTCGGTCGTCACCGCCGCGCTGAGCCTGGACGCGACCGTGGTGCTGCTGACCCCGGTGGTGCTCGCGACCGCCTCCCGGCTGGGGGCCCGCCCACGCCCGCACGTCTACGCGACCGCGCACCTGGCGAACTCCGCCTCGCTCCTCCTGCCGGTCTCCAACCTCACCAATCTGCTCGCCTTCGCCGCGAGCGGGCTCTCCTTCACCCGGTTCGCCGCGCTCATGACCCTGCCCTGGCTGGCGGCCATCGGCGTGGAGTACGCGGTGTTCCGGCGCTTCTTCCGTGGTGACCTGGCGGCGGCCCCGGAGCACGTGCCCGAGGCCGTCGAGCCGGCGCCGCTGCCCCGGTTCGCCGCCGGGGTGCTCGCGCTGACCCTGGCCGGCTTCGCGCTCGCCTCCTTCGCGGGGGCCAGCCCCGCCTGGGCGGCGCTGGCGGGCACGCTCGCCCTGGCCGTACGGGCGCTGCGGCGCCGGGAGACCACCCCGGCGGCGATCCTGGGCTCCACGGCGCCGGCCTTCTGCCTGTTCGTGCTGGCCCTGGGGGTGGTGGTGCGTGCGGTCGTGGACCACGGGCTCGGGGACGGCCTGGAGTGGGTGACCCCGGCCGGGGATTCGCTGCCGGCGCTGCTCGCGGTGGCGGCGGTGGCCGCCGTACTGGCCAACCTGATCAACAACCTGCCCGCGGTACTGGCCCTGCTCCCGGTGGCCTCGGCCGGCGGCGCGGGGCCGGTGCTGGCCGTGCTGATCGGGGTGAACATCGGGCCGAACCTGACCTACGCGGGGTCCCTGGCCACGCTGCTGTGGCGGCGGATCCTGCACACGGACGGGTACGACGGCGTCAGGCTCGGGGACTTCACCCGGCTCGGCGTGCTGACCACCGTGCCCGCCCTCGCCGCCTCGGTGACGGCCCTGTGGGCGGGTCTCCGGCTCATCGGTGCGTGA